The nucleotide window TACAAATGTTAGCAGAATTGGGCACCTTGGTCTTCTCGACAGTCTCATGAATGCGGTCAGGGATCTCAAATGGCTTCCGGAGAATACCGAATGGCGTGATTACTATGCTGACAACTCGTATTCTGATGAGGGGTTTGCAGATAAACAGGAACTCGTCAAAAATTACCTGTATATTCTCAAGCCGTCATCTGTCTGGGATTTTGGTGCAAATACGGGAGAGTTCAGCCGTCTGGCAGGCACTCGCGGCATTCCGACTGTTGCGTTTGATATCGATCCTGCCTGTGTCGAGCTCAATTATCAGGATCTTCAGCGGCAGGAGCAGCCATGTATTCTTCCTCTTCTCCTTGATCTCACCAACCCGAGTCCGGGAATCGGATGGGAGAACCGGGAGCGTGACTCGCTTGCCGATCGCGGTCCGGTGGATACTATCCTCGCCCTTGCTCTTGTTCACCACCTTGCCATCTCGAATAACGTGCCCCTTGATATGATTGCCAGATTCTTCTCCGGACTTGGTAGATCTCTCATCATCGAATTTATTCCAAAAGATGATGTACAGGTGCAGCGGCTACTTTCTGGTAGAAAGGATATCTTTGATAACTATTCACAGGAAGAATTTGAGCACGCCTTCAGCCAGTATTTCACCATTGAGCAGACTGGCGCGATCAGGGATTCGGGAAGGATTATGTACTTAATGAGGAGGAAGGAATGACGATACAAGATAAAATAAAAAATAACAAAGATTACATCCGTGGCAGATTCAGCGACACAGATACGGTGAAGGCAGCCGTTGGAGCATCATTTCTGTTATCAGTCACCCTCCTGTTCTTCGGCCCGTCATACCTATATTATACAAATCTCCTGCAGATCCCCTATTACTATACTGACCTTGTCTGGCTCTTTGTTGCATACTCTCTTGCAGCGGGAGCCATCCTCGCCATCGTCCTGATCCTGCTCAAAGGCACCGTGCACCAGCGGGCGGTTGCCATTGTGTTTGCACTCGGCCTGCTCTTCTGGATACAGGGGCATATCCTGGTCTGGGATTATGGCATCCTCGATGGAAGAGCGATCATCTGGGAAGATTACCTCATCAACGGGATCATCGACTCGGCCATCTGGATCGCTCTCCTCGCTCTCGCCCTCTTCAAAGGCCCCTCCTTCTACAAGTACATCGCACTTGCCAGCGTCCTCCTTCTCGTCATCCAGGGAGGAGGGCTCGCTGCCGAGGTGTACCAGGCACCCGACGAGCCGGAGTGGAAGAGCTATGCAATCGGCTATGATGATGAAGCGATGTTTGAGTTCTCATCTGAACAG belongs to Methanocalculus alkaliphilus and includes:
- a CDS encoding class I SAM-dependent methyltransferase, which codes for MTLKDASAYNIQFLDGRPVFIDTLSFEQYIEGEPWVAYRQFCQHFLAPLLLMQQTDIRLNQLLRVYIDGVPLDLASALLPKRSWLKKHSLLHIHLHARSQKKYADTSGSVQRPAHTNVSRIGHLGLLDSLMNAVRDLKWLPENTEWRDYYADNSYSDEGFADKQELVKNYLYILKPSSVWDFGANTGEFSRLAGTRGIPTVAFDIDPACVELNYQDLQRQEQPCILPLLLDLTNPSPGIGWENRERDSLADRGPVDTILALALVHHLAISNNVPLDMIARFFSGLGRSLIIEFIPKDDVQVQRLLSGRKDIFDNYSQEEFEHAFSQYFTIEQTGAIRDSGRIMYLMRRKE